A window from Candidatus Polarisedimenticolia bacterium encodes these proteins:
- a CDS encoding alpha/beta fold hydrolase: MRKWLKRILMSLAVILVIGYVGACVWLRANETRIAFNRRLPYVPPWPSLVLNEQRVEFAELGGTKVFAWLVPSLPADAGNLWLLFFHGTGDNVSLSANAYDQFRSMGFNVMAPEYPGYAGSPGEPSEEVIEWEARAAYDYLRKEKHAPAKNIVLFGASLGSAVAIDLASHVDAGGLIVGSGFSSAIAIGQKMFPFLPMRLLLRARFESDKKIGLVKMPVLVIHSVDDRRIPLAENGQKLYDLARSPKRLVKIHGEHGEGVTHATVNPGFFADIVTFLNEQAGFQLRRPLPSIAPEISAAIKRDGIEAAVDRYRALRRDTPARYNFREPELDHLGQDLLDKKRNDEAIAIFRLNAEMFPQSFRAFDSLADAYAASGKAEEAGQSYRRSLVLIPEDGEYIRAKLEHLHQAPGS; the protein is encoded by the coding sequence ATGCGGAAGTGGCTGAAGCGGATCTTGATGAGCCTTGCCGTCATCCTCGTCATAGGCTACGTCGGGGCGTGTGTCTGGCTGAGAGCCAATGAGACCCGGATCGCCTTCAATCGCCGTCTGCCTTACGTCCCGCCCTGGCCGAGTCTCGTCCTGAACGAGCAGCGCGTCGAGTTCGCCGAGCTCGGCGGCACGAAGGTTTTTGCCTGGCTCGTCCCGAGCCTGCCGGCGGACGCGGGCAATCTTTGGCTGCTCTTCTTCCATGGGACCGGCGACAACGTCTCGCTGAGCGCCAACGCGTACGACCAGTTCCGCTCGATGGGCTTCAACGTCATGGCGCCCGAGTACCCGGGCTACGCGGGCTCGCCCGGCGAGCCGAGCGAGGAAGTGATCGAATGGGAGGCCCGCGCCGCCTACGACTACCTGCGAAAGGAGAAGCACGCTCCGGCCAAGAACATAGTCCTATTCGGCGCGTCGCTCGGGTCCGCCGTCGCCATCGACCTCGCGAGTCACGTGGACGCCGGCGGGTTGATCGTGGGGTCCGGATTCTCTTCGGCGATCGCCATCGGGCAGAAAATGTTTCCCTTTCTGCCGATGCGCCTGCTGCTGAGGGCCCGGTTCGAATCGGACAAAAAGATTGGGCTTGTGAAGATGCCCGTCCTGGTGATTCACAGCGTCGACGACCGGCGCATTCCTCTGGCGGAGAACGGACAGAAACTATACGATCTGGCGCGCTCTCCGAAGCGGCTCGTCAAGATCCATGGGGAGCATGGCGAGGGGGTGACACATGCCACCGTCAACCCCGGTTTCTTCGCCGACATCGTGACCTTCCTGAACGAGCAGGCGGGGTTCCAGCTGCGCCGGCCGCTCCCGTCGATCGCTCCCGAGATCTCCGCCGCCATCAAGCGCGACGGGATCGAGGCCGCCGTGGATCGGTATCGCGCGCTTCGGAGGGACACGCCGGCGCGCTACAACTTTCGCGAGCCGGAGCTGGACCATTTGGGCCAGGACCTTCTGGATAAGAAGAGAAACGACGAAGCCATCGCCATCTTCCGCCTCAATGCCGAAATGTTCCCGCAGTCGTTCCGGGCCTTCGACAGCCTGGCGGATGCCTACGCCGCGTCGGGGAAAGCAGAGGAAGCCGGCCAAAGTTATCGCCGCTCCCTCGTTCTCATCCCGGAGGATGGAGAATACATCCGTGCGAAGCTCGAGCATCTTCACCAGGCTCCGGGAAGCTAG
- a CDS encoding GNAT family N-acetyltransferase: protein MELNLEKCRVRSWRESDAESLAAHADNRRVWINLRDAFPHPYRLADARAFIGRALAADPETVFAIVVDEAAVGGIGFRLHGDVERVSAEIGYWLAEPLWGRGIMTEALAAVTALAIREHGLTRVFAVPYEWNAASFRVLEKAGYVCEARLRRSAIKDGCVIDQRLYAYVVEGPGEEGGKG, encoded by the coding sequence GTGGAGCTGAATCTCGAGAAATGCCGGGTTCGCTCCTGGCGTGAAAGCGACGCGGAGTCGCTCGCCGCTCACGCCGACAACCGGCGTGTATGGATCAATTTGCGCGACGCTTTCCCTCACCCCTACCGGCTGGCGGACGCTCGGGCGTTCATCGGGCGGGCGCTGGCGGCCGATCCGGAGACGGTGTTCGCCATCGTTGTGGACGAAGCGGCGGTCGGCGGGATCGGCTTCAGGCTTCATGGCGACGTGGAGCGCGTCTCGGCCGAGATCGGCTACTGGCTGGCGGAGCCGCTCTGGGGGCGCGGCATCATGACCGAGGCGCTCGCGGCGGTCACGGCCTTGGCGATCCGGGAGCACGGCTTGACGCGGGTGTTTGCCGTGCCGTACGAATGGAACGCTGCTTCCTTTCGCGTCCTGGAGAAGGCCGGCTACGTGTGCGAGGCCCGCTTGAGGCGCAGCGCCATCAAAGACGGCTGCGTGATCGACCAGCGGCTGTATGCTTACGTCGTCGAGGGACCCGGCGAAGAGGGGGGAAAGGGCTGA
- a CDS encoding PAS domain S-box protein, whose amino-acid sequence MQRFRRILFPYLVAMGAIAAAVGARWLLDPLLDHRLPFITMYAAIAVAVWVGGWRPALVATVLGYLATDLIFVETEPNSPLSLRSPGGLAGLLVYFASSLIVIGLGNAMRRAKRRAEDAAEEALARQKQLESEIAGRRKTEEALRAKEAELELITSRTPLFLTRCSRDRRFVFVNRACAEFLGRRPEEIVGRPIADILGQEAYASLAPHIDQVLRGEDVEFEVEIPYAYRGPSWMRVTYTPDRDERGEVIGWLASLSDVTGRKQAEEAVKQRERLFRTLVRASSQSIWQYRRDGTPMPHIDEANVAWWREFTGQTEEQRTAEGGMGWLNAVHPEDRDAARGNWQDIRDAGKPTSAEFRVRRNDGAWRWLVVRGVPFRDEPDGGTRVAGTIVDITEQKEAELALRASEERFRLLADAAPVAVWISGTDKLCTWFNKSWLDFVGRSLEQEIGYGWAENVHPEHLDRCLKTYVGSFDTRQPFAMEYRLRRHDGEYRWMLDNGIPYYGPAGEFAGYIGSCLDITDRKQGEEDLREADRRKDEFLATLAHELRNPLAPVQNAVEILRLKGPRTPEVQWARDVIDRQMQQMARLIDDLMDVSRITRNRLGLRKERVELAKALRAAVETSQAVIDRSGQQLDFAPAREPIVLDADLMRLAQVFSNLLSNAAKFSERGSRISLAAERQGAEAVISVRDTGIGIPEEMLPHIFEPFTQVDRSLERAHGGLGIGLMLVKRLLEMHGGRIEARSDGPGKGSEFIVRLPIAETRTRQPSKADEKTSDERPPREDPPRPAGAKRCRILVADDNKDAAASLSMMLEIMGYETRSAYDGLQALEAADQFRPAVALLDIGMPKTNGYDVARHIRQQPWGKDIVLMAVTGWGQETDKKRTLEAGFDHHLVKPVNPSVLAKLLVSLPPRPPDH is encoded by the coding sequence GTGCAGCGATTCCGGCGAATCCTCTTCCCCTACCTGGTCGCGATGGGGGCGATCGCGGCGGCAGTCGGCGCCCGGTGGCTGCTCGATCCGCTTCTGGATCATCGCCTGCCGTTCATCACGATGTACGCCGCGATCGCCGTCGCGGTCTGGGTCGGAGGCTGGCGGCCGGCTCTCGTGGCGACCGTTCTGGGCTATCTCGCCACCGACCTCATCTTCGTTGAAACCGAGCCCAATTCCCCTTTGTCGCTGAGAAGCCCGGGCGGCCTTGCCGGATTGCTGGTCTATTTCGCTTCCTCCCTCATCGTGATTGGCCTGGGCAACGCGATGCGCCGCGCGAAGCGCCGCGCGGAGGACGCCGCGGAGGAAGCGCTGGCCCGGCAGAAGCAGCTCGAAAGCGAAATCGCCGGTCGCCGTAAGACGGAGGAGGCGCTGCGGGCGAAGGAGGCGGAGCTGGAGTTGATCACCAGCCGGACGCCCCTGTTCCTGACCCGCTGTAGCAGGGACCGCCGCTTTGTTTTCGTGAACCGCGCCTGCGCCGAATTCCTGGGCCGCCGGCCCGAAGAGATCGTGGGTCGTCCGATTGCCGACATTCTCGGTCAAGAGGCCTACGCGTCGCTCGCTCCTCACATCGACCAGGTCCTGCGCGGCGAGGATGTCGAGTTCGAAGTGGAAATCCCCTACGCCTATCGCGGGCCCTCCTGGATGCGGGTGACGTACACGCCCGATCGCGACGAGCGCGGCGAGGTGATCGGCTGGCTCGCCTCTCTCAGCGACGTCACCGGGCGCAAGCAGGCTGAAGAAGCCGTCAAGCAGCGCGAGCGGCTGTTTCGAACCCTCGTCCGCGCGTCGAGCCAGTCGATCTGGCAGTACCGGCGCGACGGGACGCCGATGCCGCACATCGACGAAGCGAACGTCGCCTGGTGGCGAGAGTTCACCGGCCAGACCGAGGAACAGCGCACGGCGGAGGGCGGGATGGGATGGCTGAACGCGGTCCATCCGGAGGACCGCGACGCCGCGCGCGGGAACTGGCAGGACATCAGGGACGCCGGCAAGCCGACCTCCGCCGAGTTCCGCGTTCGCCGGAACGACGGGGCGTGGCGGTGGCTCGTGGTCCGCGGCGTGCCGTTTCGCGACGAGCCGGATGGCGGCACGCGAGTCGCCGGAACGATCGTCGACATCACCGAGCAGAAGGAAGCGGAGCTGGCGCTGCGCGCGAGCGAGGAGCGTTTCCGTCTCCTGGCCGACGCGGCGCCCGTCGCTGTCTGGATCAGCGGGACCGACAAGCTCTGCACCTGGTTCAACAAGTCATGGCTCGATTTCGTGGGGCGATCGCTGGAGCAGGAGATCGGATATGGATGGGCGGAAAACGTCCACCCGGAACACCTGGACCGTTGCCTGAAAACCTACGTCGGCTCTTTCGACACGCGCCAGCCGTTCGCCATGGAGTACCGGCTCAGGCGCCACGACGGGGAATACCGCTGGATGCTGGACAACGGGATCCCCTATTACGGGCCCGCCGGTGAGTTCGCCGGCTACATCGGCTCGTGCCTCGACATCACCGATCGCAAGCAGGGCGAAGAGGACCTGCGCGAGGCCGATCGGCGCAAGGACGAGTTCCTGGCGACCCTGGCTCACGAGCTGCGCAATCCCCTGGCGCCGGTCCAGAACGCCGTCGAAATCCTGCGCCTCAAGGGGCCGCGGACGCCGGAAGTGCAGTGGGCGCGGGACGTCATCGATCGTCAGATGCAGCAGATGGCGCGGCTGATCGACGACCTGATGGACGTGTCGCGCATCACCAGGAACCGGCTCGGTCTGCGGAAGGAGCGCGTGGAGCTGGCGAAGGCCTTGCGGGCTGCGGTGGAAACGAGCCAGGCGGTGATCGATCGGTCGGGCCAGCAGCTCGACTTCGCGCCGGCGCGCGAGCCCATCGTCCTGGACGCCGATCTGATGCGCTTGGCGCAGGTGTTCTCGAACCTGTTGAGCAACGCCGCCAAGTTCTCCGAGCGCGGAAGCCGCATTTCGCTGGCCGCCGAGCGCCAGGGAGCGGAAGCGGTGATCTCGGTGCGCGACACCGGCATCGGCATTCCAGAGGAGATGCTGCCGCACATCTTCGAGCCGTTCACGCAAGTGGATCGGTCGCTGGAGCGCGCCCACGGCGGGCTGGGGATCGGCTTGATGCTGGTCAAGAGATTGTTGGAGATGCACGGAGGGCGCATCGAGGCCCGCAGCGACGGTCCGGGCAAGGGGAGTGAATTCATCGTCAGGCTGCCAATCGCTGAGACGAGGACCCGGCAACCGTCGAAGGCCGATGAGAAGACGTCCGATGAGAGGCCTCCGAGGGAAGATCCCCCGAGACCCGCCGGCGCGAAGCGGTGCCGCATTCTGGTGGCGGACGACAACAAGGATGCGGCCGCCAGCCTGAGCATGATGCTGGAGATCATGGGCTACGAGACCCGTTCGGCCTACGACGGGCTGCAAGCCCTGGAAGCTGCCGACCAGTTCCGCCCCGCCGTGGCGCTGCTGGACATCGGCATGCCGAAGACGAACGGCTACGACGTGGCGCGGCACATCCGCCAACAGCCTTGGGGGAAGGACATCGTTCTCATGGCGGTGACCGGCTGGGGCCAGGAGACCGACAAGAAGCGGACTCTCGAGGCCGGCTTCGATCACCACCTCGTCAAGCCCGTGAACCCCAGCGTCCTCGCGAAGCTCCTGGTCTCCTTGCCCCCCCGGCCTCCGGACCATTGA
- a CDS encoding CPBP family glutamic-type intramembrane protease, with product MEDRRVPDSMGILLAPCLVPLAGRLERWQKEAPLEARLYFDVISAVTIVAAAWVMARFVDRRTLASLGFAPQGLARDLAYYLTGNLWMPIGVHFAWNSLLGPVLGLSVSGQDPYNTGTQLFTVEGPRRFTGGTFGLEGGAVVTLTTAIGILALALAWRRKRLAAEGGR from the coding sequence GTGGAAGATCGGCGCGTTCCTGATTCTATGGGGATTCTCCTGGCGCCTTGCCTCGTTCCCCTTGCCGGGCGGCTGGAGCGTTGGCAGAAGGAAGCTCCGCTTGAGGCGCGCCTCTACTTCGATGTCATCAGCGCGGTGACCATCGTGGCGGCGGCCTGGGTCATGGCGCGCTTCGTCGACCGGCGGACCCTGGCGAGCCTGGGATTCGCGCCGCAGGGCCTGGCGCGCGATCTGGCTTACTACCTCACCGGCAATCTCTGGATGCCCATCGGGGTTCACTTCGCCTGGAATTCCCTGCTCGGACCGGTTCTCGGACTGTCGGTGAGCGGCCAGGACCCGTATAATACCGGCACGCAACTCTTCACTGTGGAAGGGCCTCGCCGGTTCACGGGCGGGACGTTCGGTTTGGAAGGCGGAGCGGTGGTGACGCTCACGACTGCCATCGGGATCCTCGCCCTGGCGCTCGCGTGGCGACGGAAAAGGCTGGCAGCCGAGGGTGGGCGGTGA